In one window of Tenrec ecaudatus isolate mTenEca1 chromosome 3, mTenEca1.hap1, whole genome shotgun sequence DNA:
- the SFRP2 gene encoding secreted frizzled-related protein 2, which produces MSRSPGSLLLLALASHWCLGSARGLFLFGQPDFSYKRSNCKPIPANLQLCHGIEYQNMRLPNLLGHETMKEVLEQAGAWIPLVMKQCHPDTKKFLCSLFAPVCLDDLDETIQPCHSLCVQVKERCAPVMSAFGFPWPDMLECDRFPQDNDLCIPLASGDHLLPATEEAPKVCEACKSKSEDDNDIMETLCKNDFALKIKVKEITYINRDTKIILETKSKTIYKLNGVSERDLKKSVLWLKDSLQCTCEEMNDISAPYLVMGQKQGGELVITSVKRWQKGQREFKRISRSIRKLQC; this is translated from the exons ATGTCGCGGAGCCCCGGCTCGCTGCTGCTGCTCGCCCTCGCCTCGCACTGGTGCCTGGGCTCGGCGCGGGGGCTCTTCCTCTTCGGGCAGCCTGACTTCTCCTACAAGCGCAGCAACTGCAAGCCCATCCCGGCCAACCTGCAGCTGTGCCACGGCATCGAGTACCAGAACATGCGGCTGCCCAACCTGCTGGGCCACGAGACCATGAAGGAGGTGCTGGAGCAGGCGGGCGCCTGGATCCCGCTGGTCATGAAGCAGTGCCACCCCGACACCAAGAAGTTCCTGTGCTCGCTTTTCGCCCCCGTCTGCCTCGACGACCTGGACGAGACCATTCAGCCGTGCCACTCGCTCTGCGTGCAGGTGAAGGAGCGCTGCGCCCCTGTCATGTCCGCCTTCGGCTTCCCCTGGCCGGACATGCTCGAGTGCGACCGCTTCCCCCAGGACAACGACCTCTGCATCCCACTCGCCAGCGGCGACCACCTCCTGCCGGCCACCGAGGAAG CACCAAAGGTGTGTGAAGCCTGCAAAAGTAAAAGTGAGGATGACAACGACATCATggaaactctttgtaaaaatgatTTCG CGCTGAAAATAAAAGTGAAGGAGATCACTTACATCAACCGAGATACCAAGATCATCCTAGAGACCAAGAGCAAAACCATTTACAAGCTGAACGGAGTGTCTGAAAGGGACCTGAAGAAGTCGGTGCTGTGGCTCAAGGACAGCCTGCAGTGCACCTGCGAGGAGATGAATGACATCAGCGCGCCCTACCTGGTCATGGGACAGAAGCAGGGCGGGGAGCTGGTGATCACCTCGGTGAAGCGGTggcagaaggggcagagagagttCAAGCGCATCTCCCGCAGCATCCGCAAACTGCAGTGCTAG